A region of the Macrobrachium nipponense isolate FS-2020 chromosome 14, ASM1510439v2, whole genome shotgun sequence genome:
ttttctgAAGTGTTTACTTTCAcacctgaattgattttgcacactgtggtttaaggttttggtacgatttcacaccttgtgaatttcgtatcctttTAAGTAAATGCAGGTGTAACCTATAATTTCATAAGTGTATTgtgtggtggttaacacgccATCACAATACTTTAACAGTTACACCTGAAACTGTTGAAGAAAATACAGCCATTAGTCAGTGACTGCACAACCCTCACAAAAGACGCAATGCATACTTACCCTCAAACAATTCATTTGTATTTTGGTAATCTATttagatttttatctatttatttattagcctatcaatttatcttcttctttctctaataactgatctcttctttctgttattcctatttccttctgttacttccttTAAAAGTACAGCGTACACTTTGAAATCTTGAATTTCAGATTTATAAATAGAGTTTAGCTTCtgggcaacaacaacaataataataataacaacttcttTCGAAAATCATGGCTgattcagctgcattaattttatacaggacttTTTCAAGTCTCCTTgttgttgatttttcagtattgcttggactggcaagcaatgtgccaatAAAGGACGTGTCAGAAGTGGTGGATTCAAGGGACAATTATTATTCTGCatgaaaaatactctctctctctctctctctctctcattttttctggcTATTTCTTGctcttccttcttattttctcaCAACGTTTCGACTCAGGCTCTGCTGTTCATCTTCAAGCgaaggttggagttggattgaTGCTGTTAGGAGTTCTGCAGTGTTTTATACCAGAGGTGCCAGCGGAGTGCAACGGGATGTTGAGTTTTGATTGGCTTAATGCTCAGGACTGTCTGTTATTGTCTGCTTACTCGCTACCTCAAAACCGTTGCTGGAATTGATGGTTCCTCTGGTGTAGCCTTGAGACAATCATCAAAGCTGCACCAGAGGAACCATCAATTCCAGCAACTATTTTGAGGCAGTGGGTAAGCAACCAATAACGGACAGTCCTGAGCACGCAGCCAATAAAAAAAGTCAACATCCTCTAGCACCCCGCTGACACCACTGGTATAAAATACTGCAAAACTTCTAACAGCATTAGTCCAACTCCAACCTTCGCTTGGAAGATAACTTGCAGAGCCTGAGTCGAAACGTTGTGAAACAAGAGGAAAGAGCAAGAAATAGCCAgaacgaatgtgtgtgtgtgtgagagagagagagagagagagagagagataaggttgATGTATTTATCATGCAGAATAATAATTGTCCCTTGAATCCACAGCTTTTGACATGTCCTCCAGCGCCACATTGCTTTCCAGTCCTAGCAATACTGAATAATCAACAATCAGGAGACTTGTGAAAGCCCTATATAGAATTAATGTagctgaatcagccattattttcaacagaagtaGCTTATAGGTCTACTTcccaaaaagtaataataaaaataataagtgaatTTTTCTCACCTGCAACTTTCGTGGCCTTTGGAATATTTCTGCAGGCCAATATCAATCTTGccccttttcttgccaaatctctCGCTGTCTCTTTTCCAATGCCTGCGAAATAAAAACGACTCGATATATCAGTTCcttggaagaatatatatatatatatatatatatatatatatatatatatatatatatatatatatatatatatatatatatatatatatatatatatatatataatatatatatatatatatatatatatatatatatatcctatggctggcccgaaggattagatatttttacgtggctaggaaccaattggtcacctagcaacgggacctacagcttattgtgggatccgaaccacactatatcgagaaatgaatttctatcaccagaaataaattcttctgatccGGCGTTGGccgagcagggaatcgaacctcggaccaccggattggcagccgagcccgaaaaccactcgtccagcgaggaactgaaaACGATAGTAATTAAATATAGGGCGTGCAATGAACTTTGTCACGAACCAATCAGAATGTGTAATAGATAAGTCAGAAGTGTTGTGAAAAAGCTTCAAGATATCAGCGAATACTTTGGCTGGTTGAACTGTATATGCCTACATAGTAAAACATTGTCAGGCCTCAGAGGCAAGACCTTGTCTAACAAATGGAAAGAGAAAACATTATCTGGTAACGTAACTTACCTTGAGGTTTCATCACGAACTGGCATCTCTGTAGCTAAATCAAGTCATTAGATCTAAGCTAAAACCAAAGTCTGggatacaaaaatagtctttatttcccccagAAAAactagtatgaaaaaaaaaaagaaatgaattggaaatcccatctctcctaaattattcacagcttgcctagaagaagtttttagGAATTTAGATTTGGAAAATGTTGGAATTAACATAAATGgagaataccttaacaacttcaGATTTGCGGATaccatagttctactcagtgtatcaggagaggaattacaaaagaatagaagatttgaatagagaaagcagaaatgaaggactgaaaatgaatatgagtaaaaccaAGATAGtgtgcaatgaaaatgcagagtgACCACAATTAAGAGTTATGGacaaacctctagagattgttaatgaatatacatatttacgACAGACAGTAAGTGTCTCTCCAGGCCAtgagaacaaaattaaaaaaaggataagcatgggatggagagcttttggtaaaatgCCACTcgctctcttcatctctctctctctcctctctcctatatctattatattataatgtatatatattataatatatatatatatatatatatatatatatatcatctatatatattatatatatatattatatagatctaggAACATCTGATTAAATACTATTCTTTTTAGAGAGTATTCAATCAGATGGttctacatatatagtatgtggaAAAAGAAGGATCAGACACAATCTAAAAGTGTtagggggaaggaggagaggaagacattGAAAGAGATCATGACTAGAGTGAAAGTAGTATTAGAAAGAATGGAATTAAGATTACAGAATGATAAAGTAAGGCCTGATATTCACGATCAGATTTACCTGTCAGTTCATTGAATCTGGCATTAAAACTTACGTGTATATGACATTTTatgggcggagtcagtccactcaccagaacAGATGATCGCATTGTGGCCGGGTAAGCAACAATCTTATGACAGTTCGAAGATTGCTGCTGGATTTCGCTTGGTAATGATCTCAGCTGTTAAGAGCAGAATAGGAATAAACTATATGTAGgcttaattaatttcattgttaaacCCTGCAGCGCTATTTGCAGGCCTTTATCAGtcaaaatcatataataaaaaaacaagaaaaaatatttaccagTGATGAAGCCAATTTAGTATAGGCCTAGGCCAGTGGCCTGCCTTTTTATAAAAGGCGTTACTAGTACAGTGGGTCACagtccatttcataaataaataaaccaacaaTCCCCTCGGTCCTAATttgaactcattcattcattatgtATGATAATAGATATCTTCCTTTACTATACAATATTTAGACTAAACTCAGCGAATTGTCACAGCAGCTAGCCTATATAGTTCTACCATCGGAGCCATATAGCGTAACCACGGCAAAAGCAAGGTAAGAACTGAAAACAATGATCTCAGGTTAACAGTCCGACTGACAGCTCGAATCTTTTCCCGTGGACAATCATCCGTCGAACTGTTGCGAGTGAACTGACATGAAAACCTGATCGTGAATACCCGGCCTAAGTGTTAGATAGAAGTAAATGGTACCCCGTGTGTAAATGTGTCAACACGCTGCTGTTGACTATCATGTGATCCTTACGGAAAGTTTTATAGGGACGAAGTCATTACCTGCTGAAGCTCCTGTTATGATGACCGTCTTCCCCTCCATCCGGACGTGGTCCAAGTTAGCTACTGCAGCTTTTCGGCGATAATTGCTTGCGTGTATGTAAACTACGCCCAATAGGAAGGCCGGGGTCAAGATTGCTGCCCAGGTGGCGTATCCCATCGACGACATATCCATGACTGTTCTCGTTGTTTTGGCTATGCTGAAATGGCAGATGGAGTAATtcaaattaaaagtaaacattttttacttatcatttattttatgagTTTACCTCTTGACGCCTGATTtaaacagaaataacaaaattataaaatgataaaaaaatagcaaaactgAATACCTTatcatttaaagaaagaaaagaatacaaAAGGTTTTATAGACCAGATTTATTTAATTAAggattctccttcttcttccagttattatttttagaaagatAGCAACGATTTCTACTGCATAATCAGATATAGAGTGAGTAAACAAAATTAATCGTCAACGACTGaacctaatctaatctaatctagtCAGACTGAACAGGATGTGATGAAGATGGGCTTTCTGTGAGGAAAAAAAACATTGTGGTTTCTGAATCTGAAAGCATAATTATGAATGCAAGTGCTAGTAGataaatgaatacacacacacacacacacacacacacacacacatatatatatatatatatatatatatctatatatatatatatatatatatatatatatatatatatatatatatatatatatatatatatatatatatatatatatatattatatatatatatatatatatcattcgagctacaaatgtcctttaatatctaattcgctctacctcggaattgatatattttcatatatggaccgaaggtgaatttttagttgataataatttcgtcccctcatgcgagcgaaccaccgtccaacggacgaATTCAagaccgacattgacgttaccgattcggctaacagtgttgtttatccagatgaaatatatttatggaaatatttacaaagattaaagctttcatCCATTATTGTGTGGacgtgatcaagtccacaggaggatgtaCGAAAactttaatctttgtaaatatttccataaatatatttcatctggataagcaatgatattactgtggacccttctattgatttcttagaagcacgatacagtgtttttatattgcatatatatatatatatatatatatatatatatatatatatatatatatatatatatatatatatatatatatatatatatatgtatgtatgtatgtgttacatatatgtataatatgcgtgcgtgtgtgtgtgtgtgtgtgtgtgtattcacttatttatttacttgcacTTGCATTAATGATTATGCTTTCAGATTCTGAAAACTACAATATTTTTCCATCATCACTTCTAATGCTAGTAGTAGTGTATGTCCTATAATAATATCTGTCTTATTACTACTTTTATATCATACTCCACAGAATAGTCATCATACTTTCCTGTGAgtttctctaacaattgtttttcTTATCCTACTGATCTATCACCAAATATCTCAATGACCTTGATGACATCTGAAGAGCAAGTTCAGTTGTAGAAAGCCCATCTTCATCATATCCTGTTCAGTCAGATTCTTTTATCTGTTttcgatacgcttgtcactacaaagcctttagatctaacttttcaaagaaatatgaataaatcacGATACCCTTTCCCGCTATCGGGCAtcgtgatttatttatatttcttttaaaagttggatctcaaggctttgtagcgacaagcgtatccaaaaaagataaaaaaatttgagAATTTAAGAGGCATTTgtgctattacacacacacacacacacacacacacacacacacacacacacacacacacacacatatatatatatatatatatatatatatatatatatatatatatatattagaaatatttaaaTGTTAGATCTGAAAGCTAtcaagtgacaagcgtatccaaaaaagagcaaagaatctgataatttgagagggcattgtggctatcacaattaaatatgtatctggtaaaatgaccagtattattattcatatatatatacatatatatatatatatattatatcttatatatatatagtatatatataatattatatatatacagagtattTTATTACTGTGCTCTATTTTTAGTCTGATTCCTAAtgtatgaatttttcattttctcaattggaaataaataaagtaatatctGAAAATGCTAAGTTTCTGCCGGCCACAGTGTTCATATTAAAGATTCAGCTGTCTAGAAGCGACGATCccattcagtaatatatatatatatatatatatatatatatatatatatatatatatatatatatatatatatatatatctctatatatacatacatatatatatatatatatatatatatatatatatatatatatatatatttatatatgtatgtatatatatatagtaaatacatatatatgcattaagctacaaatttcctttataatacaattcgctctacctcggaattaatatatttcatatatgttaaccaatggggaatattttagttgataatgatttcatcCTCTCGCGGATTTGAACCAGCgtacagagaagaaatcaggacttcagtgagttactgactcggccaacaagtgaggtatagtTGATACCGATTCTTGCCTTATAAATCACTGTCTAATTCAGGTATTTGTaagaatcgatatccacccacctctgccatgttaacaaagtcgtacGTTTGCTGCACGTAGCTAGCTTATATTATAAATTTCCATCTCATCACCATAATTcattatacatgcattaagctacaaatgtcctttaatatccaattctctctacctgggaattaatatcttttcataaccataggggatttttttctattttataattgataataacttcgtcctctcgtggattcgaaccagagcacagaggagaaatcaggatttcagtgagTTACCATCTCGGCCAACGATTGAGGTAATAAGTTGGTACTGATCCCGACCCTACAAATCACTGCCGAActtaggtatttgtaattagaatcgatatccacccacccCTGCCatgttattatcaactaaaaaattgtcagtcggttaacaaatatgaaaatgtattaattccgaagtagagcgaattagatatcaaaggacatttgtagcttaatgcatgtatatgaatcactgtgatgtgattaagattatatatatatatatatatatatatataatatatatatatatatatatatatatatatatataggtatatatatatatatatgtatatatatatatatatatattatatatatatatttatatatatgtatatatatatatatatatatatatatatatatatatatatatatatatatatatatatatatatatatatatatatatatatatatatatatatatatatatatatatatatatatatatatatatatatatatatatatatatatatatatatatatatatatatatatatatatatatatatatatatatatacatacatatatatatatatatatatatatatatatatatatatatatatatatatatatatatatatatatatatatatatatatatatatatatagtatatatcaacaCTGAGTTATTACCATTAACAGTGGCTGAATCCAGGGCAAGATCAACACAACGGTatagaattgaattgaactgaatatagagtttaggtcaaaggccaagtgatgggacctatgatgttattcggcgctgaaaatgaaattgacagtaaaaaaagtttgaaaggtgtaaaggaaAAATCTTATTAGGGaaaggtggaaattaagatggatcAAAGAGAATATATAGAGGAACaacaaaagaaacgaaaggggttgcagttaggggacgaaggaacgctgcagtgaaccttaagtaatgcctacagtgtaccgcataaGATTCACTGATTACACTGACCCCCTACGGAGAATATATGGTTATATTCCGGCTCTTAATTGCTAAATGGTGGATGAATTTCCTTTGTAGTATAATTTCAACAATCTAACCGTTTCATGTATACCATCAATAGACCATAATCCACAAGTGTGATTTTACGGCAAAATAATGCAACATTCATAATGTTGAATTATGGGTGAATTATCTTCTGCAACCTCCATCAAAGCATTAGACGCGTGATACGCCTTTAaaggaaggatctctctctctctctcttatcacttTGATAAACGACTCACACCCACTGTCCCCACGCTCCTACTCTCCCCAACACACAATCAGTCTACCACGTGCAAGTTATTatctattctatttatttatatatatatatatatatatatatatatatatatatatatatatattgttttattgttttgctacCAGTAAGTGGTCTGCTGATCAGGCAttttcaaggtctctctctctctctctctctctctctctctctctctctctctctctctctctctcatccagtacGAAATTTACTCAGATTTTTACTCCTCTATAAACTCTATTTCTTCAGACACTCCCTGTTTTATGTAGATTTGCTTCCTTAGGCCTAAATCATtcaatcagaaataaaaaaataagttaggTCTCcatactgaaataaaagaaaatgacttgGGTCTCCATCttgcaataaaaaataactaaggtCTACATCCTGCAATCAATAATGACACAGGTCTACATCTTGCACTAAAAATAACGGAGATCTACAtcttgcaatataaaaaaaacttaggtGTACATCCTGCAATAACATAACTTTGGTCTACATTTTGCAATCAATAATATCTTATATCtacatcctgcaaaaaaaaaaaccaggtctAAATCCTGCTATGAAAATATCTTAGGTCTAAAGCCTGCAATAAAACATAACTTAGGTATGCATActgctataaaaaaataatttaggtcTGCatcctgaaataaaaaataacttaggTCTACAgcctccaataaaaaaaaacttatgtctttattctgcaataaaaaataacttagaTATACATCTTGCAATCAGAAATAACATTGTTCTACATTTTccaataaaattatcttaaatctACACTGTGTAATAAAAAACAACTTAGGTCTACATTCTGCAATAGGCCAATTACTTAGTTTGTGCACTAGAAATTAACTTGGGTCTATAGCTTGCAATAAAGCATAACTTAGGTCTACTTCCTACTATTAGAAATAATTAGGTCTGTATCGTGAAATCAATAATAACTCAAGTCAACACCGTGCAAACATATTTTTCATCGGTAGTCTCTTCTTCCACTGAAAAGTTCATCATAATATGCGCGTCAATGACACCATGTTTATCGTATCAACCCACAAATACTGCTCTTCTTCTACaaattatttaagagagagagagagagagagagagagagagagagagagatagctgctGCTTACATACACGTCGATTAATAAATCGAAGCTTTTTACCTTTGAAATGCGTTAGATTTTTTGCAGGCACACGATAATCCTATGCCCTGACTTAAGGAATCATAATAAGAGCATAAATGCCGCAGAAGTAATAACCAAATATACTAAAATTTCAGGTTACCACACTCGGAGAGATAAAGGCAATATCTCTCGCTCTCGTCATCTGTTGACAAAATTCTGAAGACTGCACCAAACCAATTATTGACAAAACAATACACTATAAAATGGAGTTTATGATGAGAAATTTACCGAAACATTACGCCCCTATCACTGAGCCTACAACCTATCTCATACTGTTGAGTAGAACAATTTTATTACTCAAGTCTTTTAACTGTACGACCTTTCGGGGGCCCGTATCGGCTCAAAAACAACACAGAAAGGTTTGGGAAGAAGTATCCCAGCAAACCAGCGCCACCAAATCAACGACAACGAATTTGTGTTGACACTCACTGACGGAGTCGGAGTCCAATACTGACGCTGACTGACTGTTGACACAGACCGGCAGTAAACAGTAGAGCCTTGTGGGCTGGGACGTGCTGTTGCCAGCAGCTAGGCAGATgcctcagaattttttttttttttttcttttcttaaacatTCGGGCACTGTTAGTTCACTCCTAACGAAAGAGACGAATCTGCTCGCCCGTTGTAGTCATATTATTTCATCGCCGATTTCGTTGGCAACGTATATTCTGGACTAAGATATGCAAGTTTGACAATGGAGACTAAGAAAAAGGATTGGTGTTGTGTGAATACAGATGGCCTGAGATACAGTTGGTAAAGTGAATGCAGGGAACCTACAAGCCATTTCAGTGACCATGAGTCATCATTTTTCGcaaatatctttcatattaattatttgatcgaaacaGTACTCTGACACAGTGTACGAGACACCTCccactaatttttggtaataaagtATATAGTGATGTTAGTTTAGGtatttactcttgacttacatgGTGTTGACAAGCATTACCAACCTATATATTCGAA
Encoded here:
- the LOC135226614 gene encoding retinol dehydrogenase 11-like isoform X2 produces the protein MDMSSMGYATWAAILTPAFLLGVVYIHASNYRRKAAVANLDHVRMEGKTVIITGASAGIGKETARDLARKGARLILACRNIPKATKVAEDIRNTTGNKQIYVKQLDTSSLASVRKFANEILVEEKRSLSIR
- the LOC135226614 gene encoding retinol dehydrogenase 11-like isoform X1, producing MEKAGNKSRIYLNSIAKTTRTVMDMSSMGYATWAAILTPAFLLGVVYIHASNYRRKAAVANLDHVRMEGKTVIITGASAGIGKETARDLARKGARLILACRNIPKATKVAEDIRNTTGNKQIYVKQLDTSSLASVRKFANEILVEEKRSLSIR